From one Camelus dromedarius isolate mCamDro1 chromosome 32, mCamDro1.pat, whole genome shotgun sequence genomic stretch:
- the OSBPL1A gene encoding oxysterol-binding protein-related protein 1 isoform X5 encodes MRTSLPSPMFSRNDFSIWSILRKCIGMELSKITMPVIFNEPLSFLQRLTEYMEHTYLIHKASSLADPVERMQCVAAFAVSAVASQWERTGKPFNPLLGETYELVRDDLGFRLISEQVSHHPPISAFHAEGLNNDFIFHGSIYPKLKFWGKSVEAEPKGTITLELLEHNEAYTWTNPTCCVHNIIVGKLWIEQYGNVEITNHKTGDKCVLNFKPCGLFGKELHKVEGFIQDKSKKKLCALYGKWTECLYSVDPATFDAYKKNDKKNTEEKKNSKQMSTSEESDEMPVPDSESVFVIPGSVLLWRIAPRPPNSAQMYNFTSFAMVLNEVDKEMESVIPKTDCRLRPDIRAMENGEIDQASEEKKRLEEKQRAARKNRSKSEEDWKTRWFHQGPNPYSGAQDWIYSGSYWDRNYFNLPDIY; translated from the exons ATGAG aacaAGCTTGCCTTCCCCTATGTTTTCCAGAAATGACTTCAGTATCTGGAGCATCCTCAGAAAATGCATTGGAATG GAACTCTCCAAGATCACCATGCCAGTTATATTTAATGAGCCTTTGAGCTTCCTTCAGCGACTCACTGAGTATATGGAGCACACATACCTCATCCACAAGGCCAGTTCTCTTGCTGATCCTGTGGAAAGGATGCAG TGTGTGGCTGCATTCGCTGTGTCCGCTGTTGCTTCTCAGTGGGAACGCACTGGAAAGCCTTTCAACCCACTTCTGGGAGAGACTTACGAGTTAGTTCG aGATGACCTTGGTTTCAGACTCATCTCCGAGCAGGTCAGCCATCACCCACCTATTAGTGCATTTCATGCTGAAGGATTAAACAATGATTTCATCTTTCATGGCTCAATTTATCCCAAACTGAAGTTCTGGGGGAAGAGTGTAGAAGCGGAACCCAAAGGAACCATCACGTTGGAGCTCCTTGA acacAATGAGGCATACACGTGGACAAATCCCACCTGCTGTGTCCATAATATCATTGTGGGCAAACTCTGGATTGAGCAGTACGGCAACGTGGAGATCACAAATCACAA GACTGGGGACAAGTGTGTGTTGAATTTTAAGCCGTGCGGCCTTTTTGGTAAGGAATTACATAAAGTTGAAGGCTTCATTCAAGATAAAAG CAAAAAGAAGCTCTGTGCCCTCTATGGGAAGTGGACAGAATGTCTGTACAGTGTTGACCCCGCCACATTTGACGCTtacaaaaaaaatgacaagaaaaatacCGAAGAGAAGAAGAACAGCAAACAG ATGAGCACTTCTGAGGAGTCGGATGAAATGCCAGTGCCAGATTCTGAGAGTGTGTTTGTCATCCCTGGAAGCGTCCTCCTGTGGCGAATAGCCCCGCGGCCTCCGAACTCTGCCCAG ATGTATAACTTCACTAGCTTTGCAATGGTTCTGAATGAAGTAGACAAGGAAATGGAGAGTGTGATTCCTAAGACGGACTGCAGGCTACGGCCTGACATCAGAGccatggaaaatggagaaatag ATCAAGCTAGTGAGGAAAAAAAGCGACTTGAGGAGAAGCAGAGAGCGGCCCGCAAGAACAGGTCCAAGTCGGAGGAGGACTGGAAGACGAG